The Apium graveolens cultivar Ventura chromosome 3, ASM990537v1, whole genome shotgun sequence sequence TAATGGAATAATAAATTCAGAGTTGCGAACATAGGTGAGTAATGCACGACCTCTACTTTTTGGCTAAACAAATTTTACAGCAAAAAAAAATCCACAAGTAATGCATGTCTCAGTGTCAGTAAGACCTGTAGTTGCATGAACAGTAGTCATCAACCCTTCTAGAATGCCAAACTCCTCGTGAACCACCTGCAGCAAATATGGTATGGCAGGAAAATATAAAGTCCAAAACTGTTACAACTGAGCATGTTTGGAAAAAGTTAAAGCTGATGGCTTCAAGTAATTTCTGACACATTTAAAAACTGCTGTTTGTGTAAGTCGGAAAATAAATTGAAGTTCGAAAAAGTGGTTAAAGTCAGAATTTTGTAGGAGGTACTTTTTgaacaaattattttattttggtgaTTTTCTTTGATAAAAGTTAAAATTACCATTCGTATGAATAATTTACTTAACTAATTTTTATTGTTACATTTttaacaactcagaatttaccCAAATAGATATTGACTTAAATTTTCACTTTTCCATTATGATTTTAAGCAACTTGTCATAAGTTATAATTTTAAGCCAACccaaaatatatataatttatatactTTCGAGGAAGAAGACATGTCACATGGCCTCCATATAGTAAGAGGGCGTTTATGCCCGACGGTGGTGTTGTGATGctaaaagtaattaaaaaaagGTTGATACTAATTTCAAAATGCATCTTTCACGTCATAGTACGAGAAACAGGTGGCATAAATATAAGCATCTGTAGTACGCAAACAAACCTTGGCAAGAGGAGCTAGGCAATTGGTAGTGCAGCTAGCATTAGATACAATATCCATGTTCGGTTTGTATGTTTTCTCATTAACCCCCACAACAAACATAGGAGCATCAGCTGACGGAGCTGAAATTACAACTTTCTTGGCACCACCCTGCAGATTAAAGTTACAAAATTTTCATCTGAATGCAAAGAGAGGGGGGAGGGGAGGAGAGAGGGAGGTATACCTACCTTTATGTGTTCAGAAGCCTTCTCAATTGTTGTGAAAATTCCGGAAGACTCAACAACAAAGTCTGCCCCATATTCACCCCATGGAATTTCTGCGGGGTTCCTGGAAGAGATCCGGTAATGCATTTGAGTTAAGAAACCAATAATGGTTACAAGACAGCTATATATTTGAGATATAAGCAGCTATATCACCTTTTGTTAGTAACCTTAATCTTCTTTCCATTAATTTCTAAAGTTGACTCGTCCAACACTTTGATGGATCCTGTGTATACTCCATGAGTAGAATCATACTTAAACATGTATGCCTGTATTGTAAATTTGTAAGTAAaagtaaaaaaataaataaaaagtcGTACGGGCTCCTCAGGAACAGCTAATATCAATCATATTAGAAGCACGATAACTAGTTTAATGTTTACAAAAACGGGAGAGGAGGGGGCGATAGCTAGAAAAAAAACGTTCTGGGAGCAGACACACACAACACAAACATACAGAGAGAGAATTAATGTAATTCTCATTTTTACTCCGTTTGTCTACCAAGTATTAATAATGTTAAGAGTGGATCACAGCTAAAAATCTTACGGACAATAATTTGGGCTAGTCAAGACAGGATCAtaaaaaaatcatgaaaatgatAGTGTTAACGTTTTTTGTGGggattcaaaaattaaaaaaaatcataaaaataaaaaagaaataaaaaaataataagaaatGACATATTGACGTTATATTCTTTTATCTAATAATAAGAATGGAAATAGCCCTTCGTTTTTTTGTTGTTGCTTTAATATCAACCCCTTTTTTTATTAAAGAACTCCAGGACTTGTTGGAACAAAAAAAGGCCTGGCCTGGTACTTCATTGCATCTTTACCGAATAGGGTAATTTTACAAAGTTTGATGCTCAGGCTAAAGGTTAAAATATCTATTTAAATCGAATCAAAAGCAAAGTCACCCAGAACTTTTTTACGGTTCTATTATCTAGCAAAATAAAACTAGGTAATGGCACCACCATTTGTTACCATGTACTTCGCATCGACAAATGGATCATTGACTGCGACAACATCAATATCGTCTCTAAAAGTTGCTACTCGTAACACAAGCCTTCCAATTCTTCCAAAACCTGAAAAAAGTAAgtacttaataaaatataagtacTTAATGTGTCGTAGTTGGATATCTTTTGAGAAACTAATTATATTGTACAGACTAAGATCTTTTGCCTCGTCTATGAAAAATTACAATATCGAACAAATTGGTGGAAATTACAGAAGAAATATAGGTGACACAGTAAAAATACCGTTGATTCCAATTTTTGTCTTCCCGCCGCTTTTTGACACTGAAAAGTAAATTTAGTAGAATTAGAATACTTAAATTCCTTATTTTCTAACTTTCAAGAATTAGATTCCAAGCTCAAAATCTTACTCTGAATTGTGGGAGGCAACTCGGTGGCAGTAGCTTGGATTGGTTGGGTACTACGAGAACTTGATTTTCTGTAACCATATGTGAGCGGTAGACAAGAAAGAATATATTACAGAAGATGATATCAGAGTAAGCATGAGGGAAAAAAGAATTCAGATTGTAAGACATCTTAACTGTAATGAAGATGAGTTCCCAGGAACAGAAGAACCAAAGATGCTTGATTGAGACTTCAATGAACCACGACAGAAATTAACAGAAGACACCTGAATAAACACATAACAGTTCGCTTGCTTTTATAAAATGAACATGTCAATAAATTCAGATAAAGGAAAATATTACTTTTAAAAGATTTGATGTAATTTCAGTTGCAGATGGACCACCACATCAATACAGCATTTAAGTTCAAATAAGCTAAATCCAACATTGTTCCCACTGTTCACTATACCCCTGCTCAAACCTAAGCATTAAAAAGACCTCTATTGATTCAATGTTTTGACCCGTAAGGCCACTAAGCAGCTTAAACTATCAAGTCTCTGTCAAGCATTACAAGAAACTCTTGACTGTTTGACCTTTTCGACCCCTTAAACCATTTAATTGACTTAATTTAAAGCCCGTGTTAAAAAAACTAATCACGGTACAAAATACAGACAAGCAGATTGCTCTGAATATATCAACAGGTACACTCACCAAATACAAAAGGAAAACAGGAGGCAATTTAATTCAACTAAAAACAACATTACATTTCTAcataaattaataaatcaaatatCATTTAAATAAACAATAAAAATATCCGTCTCCAAGCACAGCATAATTACATTTTATTACACGTTATAAACCATCACTATAAAATAAGCTACATAAACATAAATCAGGAAACGGGCTTATCAGGATCATATCATATCGAAATTACAAAAATGATAATCACGGCGGCGGAGAGATTAAACTCACCTTGGGAACACCGGACAGCCGGAGATCAGACTTGGCGTGGCCGG is a genomic window containing:
- the LOC141713265 gene encoding glyceraldehyde-3-phosphate dehydrogenase GAPCP2, chloroplastic-like, whose translation is MATSSLFRSAVSPAGHAKSDLRLSGVPKVSSVNFCRGSLKSQSSIFGSSVPGNSSSLQKSSSRSTQPIQATATELPPTIQMSKSGGKTKIGINGFGRIGRLVLRVATFRDDIDVVAVNDPFVDAKYMAYMFKYDSTHGVYTGSIKVLDESTLEINGKKIKVTNKRNPAEIPWGEYGADFVVESSGIFTTIEKASEHIKGGAKKVVISAPSADAPMFVVGVNEKTYKPNMDIVSNASCTTNCLAPLAKVVHEEFGILEGLMTTVHATTATQKTVDGPSMKDWRGGRGAGQNIIPSSTGAAKAVGKVLPELNGKLTGMAFRVPTANVSVVDLTCRLEKSASYEDVKAAIKYASEGPLHGILGYTDEDVVSNDFVGDSRSSIFDAQAGMGLTSSFMKLVSWYDNEWGYSNRVLDLIEHMALVAAAN